A DNA window from Drosophila sechellia strain sech25 chromosome X, ASM438219v1, whole genome shotgun sequence contains the following coding sequences:
- the LOC6614800 gene encoding glutathione synthetase isoform X5: MSSDANTPVLRNCIRLPLAEDELLEVTGKAKDYAIMHGAAMRSKTAFSPDSLNFAPFVLVPSSFPRKEFEKAVVLQPIINRLMHNVAHDEEFITTTLAETIKVDEFTANLFNIYRKVLAHGFTQKTSLGMLRSDLMLESGCPELSPRALRMAAGEDGGQDAGAAVGQIAGAVGAAGVGTAAGTGSKEEEEQKENREVQLSRATKEPERRATGAQSAYCCWKQVEINTIASGFGHLGPANSYSASWDMQISCTICRITMPWPDSAMAW, translated from the exons ATGTCCAGCGACGCCAATACGCCCGTGCTGCGCAACTGCATCCGCTTGCCGCTGGCGGAGGACGAGCTACTGGAGGTGACGGGCAAGGCCAAGGACTATGCCATCATGCACGGCGCCGCCATGCGATCGAAGACGGCCTTCAGTCCGGACTCGCTGAAT tTCGCCCCCTTCGTCCTGGTGCCTTCCTCGTTTCCGCGCAAGGAGTTCGAAAAGGCGGTGGTCCTGCAGCCGATCATCAATCGTCTGATGCACAATGTGGCCCACGACGAGGAGTTCATCACGACGACGCTGGCGGAGACGATCAAAGTGGATGAGTTCACGGCCAATCTGTTTAACATCTACCGCAAGGTGCTGGCGCACGGATTCACCCAG AAAACATCGCTGGGGATGCTGCGCAGCGATCTGATGCTGGAGTCCGGCTGTCCCGAGCTGTCGCCACGGGCGCTGCGAATGGCGGCTGGTGAGGATGGTGGTCAGGATGCGGGCGCTGCTGTGGGGCAAATAGCTGGAGCTGTCGGAGCTGCAGGAGTCGGAACTGCCGCTGGCACGGGCagcaaggaggaggaggagcagaagGAGAACAGGGAGGTCCAGCTGAGCCGGGCCACCAAAGAGCCGGAACGGAGGGCGACCGGCGCCCAGTCCGCTTACTGCTGCTGGAAGCAAGTCGAGATCAATACGATAGCATCGGGCTTTGGCCACTTGGGACCAGCAA ATTCGTACTCAGCGAGCTGGGACATGCAGATAAGCTGCACAAT ATGCCGGATAACAATGCCCTGGCCGGACTCTGCGATGGCATGGTGA
- the LOC6614800 gene encoding glutathione synthetase isoform X4 gives MAHVSEGCAIKQVEINTVASSFAGIATQLVPQQKFVLSELGHADKLHNMPDNNALAGLCDGMVKAWDIYAKPQAVILFIIEDVSYNICDQRFHEFYIRETYPHIKVLRRTLTEVHREGKLGQSKELLLGSQEVAVIYFRAGYEPGHYHSQAEWDARYLMETSLAIKCPSIHYHLAGTKKVQQALAQPAVLERFINDPEEIKAVGKIFTGLYSLDDNEAGNASYEMALRTPERFVLKPQREGGGNNVYGVDIPDALKRMSRVERSAWILMDLIHPPLTKGYMVRPGGDMPPQIVDMVSELGIFGVVIGDAEHIVHNYQAGHMLRTKLSTANEGGVAAGLGALDSPYLIDSDDEDEQK, from the exons ATGGCACACGTGTCCGAGGGCTGTGCGATAAAGCAGGTCGAGATCAACACGGTGGCCTCCAGTTTCGCTGGCATAGCCACCCAATTGGTGCCGCAGCAGAA ATTCGTACTCAGCGAGCTGGGACATGCAGATAAGCTGCACAAT ATGCCGGATAACAATGCCCTGGCCGGACTCTGCGATGGCATGGTGAAGGCGTGGGACATCTATGCGAAGCCGCAGGCCGTGATCCTGTTCATCATCGAGGATGTGTCGTACAACATCTGCGACCAGCGATTCCACGAGTTCTACATTCGCGAGACGTATCCGCACATCAAGGTGCTGCGCCGCACCCTCACCGAGGTCCATCGGGAGGGCAAACTGGGCCAGTCCAAGGAGCTGCTCCT GGGATCCCAAGAGGTGGCCGTCATCTACTTCCGAGCTGGCTACGAGCCCGGACACTATCACTCGCAGGCGGAGTGGGATGCCCGCTACCTGATGGAGACCTCGCTGGCCATCAAGTGCCCCTCCATTCACTACCATCTGGCGGGAACCAAGAAGGTGCAGCAGGCACTGGCCCAGCCGGCGGTGCTCGAGCGTTTCATCAACGATCCGGAGGAGATCAAGGCGGTGGGCAAGATCTTCACGGGTCTCTACTCGCTGGACGACAACGAGGCGGGCAATGCCAGCTACGAGATGGCGCTGCGCACTCCGGAGAGATTCGTGCTGAAGCCGCAGCGCGAGGGAGGTGGCAATAACGTCTACGGCGTGGATATTCCCGATGCGCTAAAG CGCATGTCACGAGTGGAGCGCTCCGCATGGATTCTGATGGACCTTATTCATCCGCCACTGACAAAGGGCTATATGGTGCGGCCCGGTGGCGATATGCCGCCCCAGATCGTGGACATGGTCTCCGAGCTGGGCATCTTCGGTGTGGTGATCGGAGATGCGGAGCACATTGTGCACAACTACCAGGCGGGACACATGCTGCGCACAAAGCTCTCAACCGCCAACGAAGGAGGCGTGGCAGCCGGTCTGGGCGCCCTGGACAGTCCATATCTGATCGACAGCGATGACGAGGATGAGCAGAAGTAG
- the LOC6614799 gene encoding fibrinogen-like protein 1 has product MFRIMETARLILILSLSISTSLAKDPQRSSDQNVGIPCSAHRIWVWRPILDRFAKVNSSEELKNQVQGMSETIKELQTRIGHKDELLLLQAGQIKDQSARLNVLAKNMKVLRSEWLSAQDEIKNKDIQIQLGAAKIKHLSDELLSQCSRQDTCPTDGKGGIYKLKIRGLAAFEAPCSSNGWLTIQKRYDGSENFDRGWKDYKDGFGRVRGEFFIGLEKVHHMTRQRSHELYIKLGKIDGTTSHAHYDDFELGGESESYELKSLGRYNGTAGDSLRPHERKKFTTNDRDNDAYRFNCAADEYGGWWYYDCAKSMLNGKFYKEGRSRNGKTNGIMWGSWHNNDWTYSLTFVEMMIRPRIN; this is encoded by the exons ATGTTCAGGATAATGGAAACCGCACGCCTCATCCTGATTCTTTCGCTTTCGATATCCACATCCTTGGCCAAGGATCCGCAGAGGTCCTCCGATCAAAATGTGGGCATTCCGTGCAGTGCGCACCGCATTTGGGTTTGGAGACCCATTCTCGATCGTTTCGCCAAGGTGAACTCCAGCGAGGAGCTGAAGAACCAGGTCCAGGGCATGTCGGAAACCATCAAGGAGCtgcagacgcgcatcggccacAAGGAcgagctgctcctgctgcaagCCGGCCAGATCAAGGACCAAAGTGCCAGGCTCAACGTTTTGGCCAAGAACATGAAAGTCCTTCGTAGTGAGTGGCTGTCTGCCCAGGACGAGATCAAAAACAAGGACATACAAATACAATTGGGCGCGGCAAAGATCAAGCACTTGAGCGACGAACTCTTGTCGCAGTGCAGCCGCCAGGACACGTGTCCCACCGACGGCAAAGGTGGCATCTATAAGCTGAAGATCCGTGGATTGGCAGCATTCGAGGCTCCCTGCAGTTCCAATGGCTGGCTGACCATACAGAAACGCTACGATGGCTCCGAGAACTTCGATCGCGGTTGGAAGGACTACAAGGATGGATTCGGGCGCGTGAGAGGAGAGTTTTTCATCGGCCTGGAGAAAGTGCATCACATGACGCGCCAACGAAGCCACGAACTGTACATTAAGCTGGGCAAGATTGACGGCACcaccagccacgcccactacgACGACTTCGAACTCGGCGGCGAGAGTGAGTCCTATGAGCTGAAGTCGCTGGGCCGCTACAACGGCACAGCCGGCGATTCTCTGCGGCCACATGAGCGCAAAAAGTTCACCACCAACGACAGGGACAACGATGCCTATCGGTTCAACTGTGCCGCCGACGAATATGGTGGCTGGTGGTACTACGACTGCGCCAAGAG CATGCTCAATGGTAAGTTCTACAAGGAGGGCCGCTCGCGGAATGGAAAAACCAATGGCATCATGTGGGGCTCCTGGCACAACAACGATTGGACCTACTCGCTCACCTTCGTGGAGATGATGATAAGACCGCGAATAAAttag
- the LOC6614800 gene encoding glutathione synthetase isoform X2: MSSDANTPVLRNCIRLPLAEDELLEVTGKAKDYAIMHGAAMRSKTAFSPDSLNFAPFVLVPSSFPRKEFEKAVVLQPIINRLMHNVAHDEEFITTTLAETIKVDEFTANLFNIYRKVLAHGFTQAYSIGLLRSDYMAHVSEGCAIKQVEINTVASSFAGIATQLVPQQKFVLSELGHADKLHNMPDNNALAGLCDGMVKAWDIYAKPQAVILFIIEDVSYNICDQRFHEFYIRETYPHIKVLRRTLTEVHREGKLGQSKELLLGSQEVAVIYFRAGYEPGHYHSQAEWDARYLMETSLAIKCPSIHYHLAGTKKVQQALAQPAVLERFINDPEEIKAVGKIFTGLYSLDDNEAGNASYEMALRTPERFVLKPQREGGGNNVYGVDIPDALKRMSRVERSAWILMDLIHPPLTKGYMVRPGGDMPPQIVDMVSELGIFGVVIGDAEHIVHNYQAGHMLRTKLSTANEGGVAAGLGALDSPYLIDSDDEDEQK, translated from the exons ATGTCCAGCGACGCCAATACGCCCGTGCTGCGCAACTGCATCCGCTTGCCGCTGGCGGAGGACGAGCTACTGGAGGTGACGGGCAAGGCCAAGGACTATGCCATCATGCACGGCGCCGCCATGCGATCGAAGACGGCCTTCAGTCCGGACTCGCTGAAT tTCGCCCCCTTCGTCCTGGTGCCTTCCTCGTTTCCGCGCAAGGAGTTCGAAAAGGCGGTGGTCCTGCAGCCGATCATCAATCGTCTGATGCACAATGTGGCCCACGACGAGGAGTTCATCACGACGACGCTGGCGGAGACGATCAAAGTGGATGAGTTCACGGCCAATCTGTTTAACATCTACCGCAAGGTGCTGGCGCACGGATTCACCCAG GCATATAGCATCGGTCTGTTGCGATCCGACTATATGGCACACGTGTCCGAGGGCTGTGCGATAAAGCAGGTCGAGATCAACACGGTGGCCTCCAGTTTCGCTGGCATAGCCACCCAATTGGTGCCGCAGCAGAA ATTCGTACTCAGCGAGCTGGGACATGCAGATAAGCTGCACAAT ATGCCGGATAACAATGCCCTGGCCGGACTCTGCGATGGCATGGTGAAGGCGTGGGACATCTATGCGAAGCCGCAGGCCGTGATCCTGTTCATCATCGAGGATGTGTCGTACAACATCTGCGACCAGCGATTCCACGAGTTCTACATTCGCGAGACGTATCCGCACATCAAGGTGCTGCGCCGCACCCTCACCGAGGTCCATCGGGAGGGCAAACTGGGCCAGTCCAAGGAGCTGCTCCT GGGATCCCAAGAGGTGGCCGTCATCTACTTCCGAGCTGGCTACGAGCCCGGACACTATCACTCGCAGGCGGAGTGGGATGCCCGCTACCTGATGGAGACCTCGCTGGCCATCAAGTGCCCCTCCATTCACTACCATCTGGCGGGAACCAAGAAGGTGCAGCAGGCACTGGCCCAGCCGGCGGTGCTCGAGCGTTTCATCAACGATCCGGAGGAGATCAAGGCGGTGGGCAAGATCTTCACGGGTCTCTACTCGCTGGACGACAACGAGGCGGGCAATGCCAGCTACGAGATGGCGCTGCGCACTCCGGAGAGATTCGTGCTGAAGCCGCAGCGCGAGGGAGGTGGCAATAACGTCTACGGCGTGGATATTCCCGATGCGCTAAAG CGCATGTCACGAGTGGAGCGCTCCGCATGGATTCTGATGGACCTTATTCATCCGCCACTGACAAAGGGCTATATGGTGCGGCCCGGTGGCGATATGCCGCCCCAGATCGTGGACATGGTCTCCGAGCTGGGCATCTTCGGTGTGGTGATCGGAGATGCGGAGCACATTGTGCACAACTACCAGGCGGGACACATGCTGCGCACAAAGCTCTCAACCGCCAACGAAGGAGGCGTGGCAGCCGGTCTGGGCGCCCTGGACAGTCCATATCTGATCGACAGCGATGACGAGGATGAGCAGAAGTAG
- the LOC6614800 gene encoding glutathione synthetase, chloroplastic isoform X3 gives MWPTTRSSSRRRWRRRSKWMSSRPICLTSTARCWRTDSPRFVLSELGHADKLHNMPDNNALAGLCDGMVKAWDIYAKPQAVILFIIEDVSYNICDQRFHEFYIRETYPHIKVLRRTLTEVHREGKLGQSKELLLGSQEVAVIYFRAGYEPGHYHSQAEWDARYLMETSLAIKCPSIHYHLAGTKKVQQALAQPAVLERFINDPEEIKAVGKIFTGLYSLDDNEAGNASYEMALRTPERFVLKPQREGGGNNVYGVDIPDALKRMSRVERSAWILMDLIHPPLTKGYMVRPGGDMPPQIVDMVSELGIFGVVIGDAEHIVHNYQAGHMLRTKLSTANEGGVAAGLGALDSPYLIDSDDEDEQK, from the exons ATGTGGCCCACGACGAGGAGTTCATCACGACGACGCTGGCGGAGACGATCAAAGTGGATGAGTTCACGGCCAATCTGTTTAACATCTACCGCAAGGTGCTGGCGCACGGATTCACCCAG ATTCGTACTCAGCGAGCTGGGACATGCAGATAAGCTGCACAAT ATGCCGGATAACAATGCCCTGGCCGGACTCTGCGATGGCATGGTGAAGGCGTGGGACATCTATGCGAAGCCGCAGGCCGTGATCCTGTTCATCATCGAGGATGTGTCGTACAACATCTGCGACCAGCGATTCCACGAGTTCTACATTCGCGAGACGTATCCGCACATCAAGGTGCTGCGCCGCACCCTCACCGAGGTCCATCGGGAGGGCAAACTGGGCCAGTCCAAGGAGCTGCTCCT GGGATCCCAAGAGGTGGCCGTCATCTACTTCCGAGCTGGCTACGAGCCCGGACACTATCACTCGCAGGCGGAGTGGGATGCCCGCTACCTGATGGAGACCTCGCTGGCCATCAAGTGCCCCTCCATTCACTACCATCTGGCGGGAACCAAGAAGGTGCAGCAGGCACTGGCCCAGCCGGCGGTGCTCGAGCGTTTCATCAACGATCCGGAGGAGATCAAGGCGGTGGGCAAGATCTTCACGGGTCTCTACTCGCTGGACGACAACGAGGCGGGCAATGCCAGCTACGAGATGGCGCTGCGCACTCCGGAGAGATTCGTGCTGAAGCCGCAGCGCGAGGGAGGTGGCAATAACGTCTACGGCGTGGATATTCCCGATGCGCTAAAG CGCATGTCACGAGTGGAGCGCTCCGCATGGATTCTGATGGACCTTATTCATCCGCCACTGACAAAGGGCTATATGGTGCGGCCCGGTGGCGATATGCCGCCCCAGATCGTGGACATGGTCTCCGAGCTGGGCATCTTCGGTGTGGTGATCGGAGATGCGGAGCACATTGTGCACAACTACCAGGCGGGACACATGCTGCGCACAAAGCTCTCAACCGCCAACGAAGGAGGCGTGGCAGCCGGTCTGGGCGCCCTGGACAGTCCATATCTGATCGACAGCGATGACGAGGATGAGCAGAAGTAG
- the LOC6614801 gene encoding mitochondrial fission process protein 1, whose product MSEDKQFIRREKDTKKTSTGLKEVDIYRDTFIRYMGYSNEIGESFRPLVPKSLVAASYGMAIGYVCTDTFDKALRLQMDGASSREVVVKGGDVFCWQMLASVAIPGLVINRITWATKTLLSKAPMPVLKTVPTLVGLASIPLIIHPIDSMVDRLMDATYRKTVR is encoded by the exons ATGTCGGAGGATAAACAGTTCATCCGCCGGGAAAAGGACACCAAGAAAACCTCCACGGGTTTGAAGGAGGTGGACATCTACCGGGACACCTTCATTCGCTATATGG GCTACAGCAACGAGATTGGCGAGTCCTTCCGTCCGCTGGTGCCCAAGTCTCTGGTAGCCGCATCCTACGGCATGGCCATCGGATACGTTTGCACGGACACCTTTGACAAGGCACTGCGCCTccaaatggatggcgcttccTCCAGAGAAGTGGTCGTCAAGGGAGGCGACGTCTTCTGCTGGCAAATGTTGGCCTCCGTTGCCATTCCCGGCCTGGTCATCAATAG GATCACCTGGGCCACCAAAACACTGCTGAGCAAAGCGCCTATGCCCGTGCTGAAGACGGTGCCCACCCTGGTGGGCCTGGCCAGCATACCGCTTATCATTCATCCCATCGACAGCATGGTGGATCGCCTGATGGACGCCACCTACCGCAAGACGGTGCGGTAG
- the LOC6614800 gene encoding glutathione synthetase isoform X6 — protein sequence MSSDANTPVLRNCIRLPLAEDELLEVTGKAKDYAIMHGAAMRSKTAFSPDSLNFAPFVLVPSSFPRKEFEKAVVLQPIINRLMHNVAHDEEFITTTLAETIKVDEFTANLFNIYRKVLAHGFTQKTSLGMLRSDLMLESGCPELSPRALRMAAGEDGGQDAGAAVGQIAGAVGAAGVGTAAGTGSKEEEEQKENREVQLSRATKEPERRATGAQSAYCCWKQVEINTIASGFGHLGPASI from the exons ATGTCCAGCGACGCCAATACGCCCGTGCTGCGCAACTGCATCCGCTTGCCGCTGGCGGAGGACGAGCTACTGGAGGTGACGGGCAAGGCCAAGGACTATGCCATCATGCACGGCGCCGCCATGCGATCGAAGACGGCCTTCAGTCCGGACTCGCTGAAT tTCGCCCCCTTCGTCCTGGTGCCTTCCTCGTTTCCGCGCAAGGAGTTCGAAAAGGCGGTGGTCCTGCAGCCGATCATCAATCGTCTGATGCACAATGTGGCCCACGACGAGGAGTTCATCACGACGACGCTGGCGGAGACGATCAAAGTGGATGAGTTCACGGCCAATCTGTTTAACATCTACCGCAAGGTGCTGGCGCACGGATTCACCCAG AAAACATCGCTGGGGATGCTGCGCAGCGATCTGATGCTGGAGTCCGGCTGTCCCGAGCTGTCGCCACGGGCGCTGCGAATGGCGGCTGGTGAGGATGGTGGTCAGGATGCGGGCGCTGCTGTGGGGCAAATAGCTGGAGCTGTCGGAGCTGCAGGAGTCGGAACTGCCGCTGGCACGGGCagcaaggaggaggaggagcagaagGAGAACAGGGAGGTCCAGCTGAGCCGGGCCACCAAAGAGCCGGAACGGAGGGCGACCGGCGCCCAGTCCGCTTACTGCTGCTGGAAGCAAGTCGAGATCAATACGATAGCATCGGGCTTTGGCCACTTGGGACCAGCAA GCATATAG
- the LOC6614800 gene encoding glutathione synthetase isoform X1, which yields MSSDANTPVLRNCIRLPLAEDELLEVTGKAKDYAIMHGAAMRSKTAFSPDSLNFAPFVLVPSSFPRKEFEKAVVLQPIINRLMHNVAHDEEFITTTLAETIKVDEFTANLFNIYRKVLAHGFTQKTSLGMLRSDLMLESGCPELSPRALRMAAGEDGGQDAGAAVGQIAGAVGAAGVGTAAGTGSKEEEEQKENREVQLSRATKEPERRATGAQSAYCCWKQVEINTIASGFGHLGPASKTIQRFVLSELGHADKLHNMPDNNALAGLCDGMVKAWDIYAKPQAVILFIIEDVSYNICDQRFHEFYIRETYPHIKVLRRTLTEVHREGKLGQSKELLLGSQEVAVIYFRAGYEPGHYHSQAEWDARYLMETSLAIKCPSIHYHLAGTKKVQQALAQPAVLERFINDPEEIKAVGKIFTGLYSLDDNEAGNASYEMALRTPERFVLKPQREGGGNNVYGVDIPDALKRMSRVERSAWILMDLIHPPLTKGYMVRPGGDMPPQIVDMVSELGIFGVVIGDAEHIVHNYQAGHMLRTKLSTANEGGVAAGLGALDSPYLIDSDDEDEQK from the exons ATGTCCAGCGACGCCAATACGCCCGTGCTGCGCAACTGCATCCGCTTGCCGCTGGCGGAGGACGAGCTACTGGAGGTGACGGGCAAGGCCAAGGACTATGCCATCATGCACGGCGCCGCCATGCGATCGAAGACGGCCTTCAGTCCGGACTCGCTGAAT tTCGCCCCCTTCGTCCTGGTGCCTTCCTCGTTTCCGCGCAAGGAGTTCGAAAAGGCGGTGGTCCTGCAGCCGATCATCAATCGTCTGATGCACAATGTGGCCCACGACGAGGAGTTCATCACGACGACGCTGGCGGAGACGATCAAAGTGGATGAGTTCACGGCCAATCTGTTTAACATCTACCGCAAGGTGCTGGCGCACGGATTCACCCAG AAAACATCGCTGGGGATGCTGCGCAGCGATCTGATGCTGGAGTCCGGCTGTCCCGAGCTGTCGCCACGGGCGCTGCGAATGGCGGCTGGTGAGGATGGTGGTCAGGATGCGGGCGCTGCTGTGGGGCAAATAGCTGGAGCTGTCGGAGCTGCAGGAGTCGGAACTGCCGCTGGCACGGGCagcaaggaggaggaggagcagaagGAGAACAGGGAGGTCCAGCTGAGCCGGGCCACCAAAGAGCCGGAACGGAGGGCGACCGGCGCCCAGTCCGCTTACTGCTGCTGGAAGCAAGTCGAGATCAATACGATAGCATCGGGCTTTGGCCACTTGGGACCAGCAAGTAAAACCATACAAAG ATTCGTACTCAGCGAGCTGGGACATGCAGATAAGCTGCACAAT ATGCCGGATAACAATGCCCTGGCCGGACTCTGCGATGGCATGGTGAAGGCGTGGGACATCTATGCGAAGCCGCAGGCCGTGATCCTGTTCATCATCGAGGATGTGTCGTACAACATCTGCGACCAGCGATTCCACGAGTTCTACATTCGCGAGACGTATCCGCACATCAAGGTGCTGCGCCGCACCCTCACCGAGGTCCATCGGGAGGGCAAACTGGGCCAGTCCAAGGAGCTGCTCCT GGGATCCCAAGAGGTGGCCGTCATCTACTTCCGAGCTGGCTACGAGCCCGGACACTATCACTCGCAGGCGGAGTGGGATGCCCGCTACCTGATGGAGACCTCGCTGGCCATCAAGTGCCCCTCCATTCACTACCATCTGGCGGGAACCAAGAAGGTGCAGCAGGCACTGGCCCAGCCGGCGGTGCTCGAGCGTTTCATCAACGATCCGGAGGAGATCAAGGCGGTGGGCAAGATCTTCACGGGTCTCTACTCGCTGGACGACAACGAGGCGGGCAATGCCAGCTACGAGATGGCGCTGCGCACTCCGGAGAGATTCGTGCTGAAGCCGCAGCGCGAGGGAGGTGGCAATAACGTCTACGGCGTGGATATTCCCGATGCGCTAAAG CGCATGTCACGAGTGGAGCGCTCCGCATGGATTCTGATGGACCTTATTCATCCGCCACTGACAAAGGGCTATATGGTGCGGCCCGGTGGCGATATGCCGCCCCAGATCGTGGACATGGTCTCCGAGCTGGGCATCTTCGGTGTGGTGATCGGAGATGCGGAGCACATTGTGCACAACTACCAGGCGGGACACATGCTGCGCACAAAGCTCTCAACCGCCAACGAAGGAGGCGTGGCAGCCGGTCTGGGCGCCCTGGACAGTCCATATCTGATCGACAGCGATGACGAGGATGAGCAGAAGTAG
- the LOC6614798 gene encoding uncharacterized protein LOC6614798, producing MYIFPPYTLLLIILRIMSVRTMSFDLPHNGHDASLASYLDNINDDVPTQGLNCDGNGSSGVTVMPLPYLRCTTGGENMDDRDRGRDWDRNTARDRDKDRNKNRDRDNCDSCDSDMFNSRLKATHIAQNAAQVAKAANDAQAAAAHDASRQAKMQLAEKAISAARAADAVLEGKQAMVDNYAREIRDAEEVVGQVRCSLEISDTNVEAAVAVVKAAERQAESFRVLVQQTSGTLSEMEGLIDQANVDIEEKNLMLAAAKARGDRLARQVAQAKSEYEQVREAACRAASAAVEAKQKVSSAALLCKTSPHRPPNACGYSLDRNTCNALLDLYRQRRRQQQRLRRKMVLNELDPYQGHSLYGDHSY from the exons atgtatatatttccaCCATATACCCTGCTCCTGATCATCCTCCGCATTATGAGTGTCCGCACGATGAGCTTCGACCTGCCCCACAACGGACACGACGCCTCCCTGGCTAGCTATCTGGACAACATCAACGATGACGTACCTACCCAGGGCCTCAACTGCGATGGGAATGGCAGTTCGGGGGTCACAGTGATGCCATTGCCTTATCTGAGATGCACCACTGGAGGCGAAAACATGGACGATCGGGATCGAGGCCGCGATTGGGACAGAAATACAGCCAGGGATCGGGACAAAGACAGGAATAAAAATAGAGATAGGGACAACTGTGACTCCTGTGACAGCGATATGTTCAATTCGCGGCTAAAGGCCACCCACATTGCCCAGAATGCCGCCCAGGTGGCCAAGGCAGCCAATGATGCACAGGCGGCCGCCGCCCATGATGCATCGCGGCAGGCGAAGATGCAGCTGGCGGAAAAGGCCATCTCCGCCGCCCGTGCTGCCGATGCCGTGCTCGAGGGCAAGCAGGCCATGGTGGACAACTACGCTAGGGAGATCCGGGATGCCGAGGAGGTGGTCGGACAGGTGCGCTGCTCGCTGGAGATCAGTGACACGAATGTGGAGGCCGCCGTTGCCGTAGTCAAAGCAGCGGAGCGTCAAGCCGAATCATTCAG GGTCCTGGTGCAACAGACGAGTGGCACTTTGTCGGAAATGGAAGGCCTAATCGATCAGGCGAACGTGGATATCGAAGAAAAGAATCTAATGCTGGCGGCGGCGAAGGCGCGTGGTGACCGCCTGGCCCGCCAGGTGGCGCAGGCCAAGTCGGAGTACGAACAGGTGAGGGAGGCGGCCTGTCGCGCTGCATCCGCCGCCGTGGAGGCCAAGCAAAAAGTCAGCTCCGCCGCTTTGCTGTGCAAGACGTCGCCTCACCGCCCACCCAATGCGTGTGGTTACTCACTCGACAGGAACACCTGCAACGCCCTCCTGGATCTCTACAGGCAGCGCCGACGGCAGCAACAGCGACTGCGGCGGAAGATGGTCCTGAACGAACTGGATCCCTATCAAGGGCATTCACTGTACGGGGATCACTCATACTAA
- the LOC6614800 gene encoding glutathione synthetase isoform X7, with protein sequence MSSDANTPVLRNCIRLPLAEDELLEVTGKAKDYAIMHGAAMRSKTAFSPDSLNFAPFVLVPSSFPRKEFEKAVVLQPIINRLMHNVAHDEEFITTTLAETIKVDEFTANLFNIYRKVLAHGFTQIRTQRAGTCR encoded by the exons ATGTCCAGCGACGCCAATACGCCCGTGCTGCGCAACTGCATCCGCTTGCCGCTGGCGGAGGACGAGCTACTGGAGGTGACGGGCAAGGCCAAGGACTATGCCATCATGCACGGCGCCGCCATGCGATCGAAGACGGCCTTCAGTCCGGACTCGCTGAAT tTCGCCCCCTTCGTCCTGGTGCCTTCCTCGTTTCCGCGCAAGGAGTTCGAAAAGGCGGTGGTCCTGCAGCCGATCATCAATCGTCTGATGCACAATGTGGCCCACGACGAGGAGTTCATCACGACGACGCTGGCGGAGACGATCAAAGTGGATGAGTTCACGGCCAATCTGTTTAACATCTACCGCAAGGTGCTGGCGCACGGATTCACCCAG ATTCGTACTCAGCGAGCTGGGACATGCAGATAA